A window of Desulfurobacteriaceae bacterium genomic DNA:
CTATTTTCCAATTCTTAAATAGTACTTCCTAATAGTTAAACAATAGAGTTGGCATCCTTCAAAAAGTATTATTATGCATGGTAAAAATGTCTTCCTCTTGAAAGAGAGAAGTAAAATTTGATTTAATAGTGAAAGTGCATATAATTGACACCTGCAATCCCGCCGAGCTTTGGGGAGGTGATTTAACTCTATATAAGGAGGACAGAAAAATGGCAAAGACCCTCGGTGTTCACATCGTAGCTGACCTTTACGGATGTGATCCGGAGATCTTAAAGTCTGCTGAAAAGATGGCTGAAATCTTTGAAGGAGCAGTTAAACATGCCAATCTAAATAAACTCTCTTCATACTACCATCAGTTTGAACCATTTGGAGCAACAGGGGTTGTTGTAATCTCAGAATCCCATCTTTCATTTCATACTTGGCCAGAACACGGTTATGTTGCCATAGATGTTTATACTTGCGGAGATCATGAGAATGCATTTAAAGCTTTTGATTATATAGTGGAAAAACTTAATCCAGAAAAGGTCGAAAAAGAGGTTCACTTTCGAGGAGTTGTAAACGAGGAAGAGGAAGTTACTTTCTGTGCAAGCGTGGGCTGAGTAAAAAAAAGGGGGAGAATACTCCCCCTATTATTCATCTTCTCCAAATTTTCTTTCAAAGTTTTCTTGTTCAAGTTTACATTTGATACAGAGTTCAGCTACAGGTCTAAGTTTAAGTCTTTCAAATTGAATGCATTCTCCACACTTTTCACAAATTCCGTAAGTTCCTTCTTCCATCTTTTGGAGGGCTTTTTCTATTTTCTTAAGATACTTAGCTTCCCTATCTCTAATTCTCATTTCGAAAGTTCTTAAAATTTCATCAGTTGACATATCCACTATATCTCCAACTTCCCGCTCAGAGTGAAATTCGTCTTCTAAACCCCTTTTTATATCTTCCAACACTTCCTTTCTTCTTTGTTCTAAAATTTTTCTTAGTTCTTCCATTTGTTCCGGAGTTAGGCACTTGTTCCCCTTCATAATTACCTCCTTCTTTATGATGTGGGAAAAGTAGTAACAACTTTGTAAAATGTCAACGACAACTTTAAGGGGGATTGAGATGAAACTATCCAAGAGAGTTTTAAACATGTCGCCATCTCCAACGATGGCAATTACTTCGAAAGCCAAGGAGATGAGGGCGAAGGGTATAGATGTTATAGGTTTTGGAGCAGGAGAACCGGACTTCGATACTCCCTTTCACATTAAAGAAGCAGCAAAGAAAGCGATAGATGAAGGTTTTACAAGGTATACAGCTCCAGCTGGTGTTCCAGAACTTAGAAAAGCTGTTGCAGAGAAACTAAAAAAAGAAAACGGAATAGATTACGATCCGTCCCAAGTTGTTATTACAGATGGAGCAAAACAGGCACTCTTTAGCCTAATGTTATCGGTAATTGAAGAAGGAGACGAGGTAATAATTCCTGCCCCTTACTGGGTTACCTATCCAGAGCAGGTAAAGTTTGCAGGAGGAAAACCGGTTTTTGTAGAAACAAAAGAAGAGAACAACTTTTCTCTTACATTAGAGGACATTAGGCCGGCTATTACAGAAAAGACAAAAATGGTGATCCTGTGTACTCCAAACAACCCTACCGGTTCCGTAATAGACAAGGAGGAACTTTTAAAAATTGGTGAATTTTGTGCTGAAAGAGGGATCCTAATAGCTTCAGATGAATGCTACGAAAAACTTACCTACGATGGATTTAAGCACACAAGCATTGCTTCTCTATCAGAGGAAATAAAGTCAATAACAATCACTATCAACGCTCTTTCTAAAGCTTTTTCAATGACCGGTTGGAGAGTTGGATATGCTGCAGGTCCAAGAGAAATAATTGACGCAATGATAAAGATTAACTCCCAGTCTATTTCAAATGTGAACTCTATCGCTCAGAAAGCTGCAGTAGCTGCTTTGAAGGGTCCCCAAGATTTCTTAAAAGATTGGTTAAAAGCTTTTGATGAGAGAAGAAAATACATGGTTGAAAAGCTAAACGAAATTCCAGGAGTTAAGTGTCTCTTGCCAAAAGGAGCTTTCTATGCATTTCCGAACGTTAAGGAACTTATAAAGCAAGCAAACTTGAAAGATGACTTTGCCCTTGCAGATTACCTTCTTGAGAAGGCAAAGATTGCTGTTGTTCCTGGTAGTGCTTTTGGAATGCCAGGATACCTAAGACTTTCTTACGCAACTTCTATGGAGAACATAAAGGAAGGACTTGAAAGATTTAAATCTGCTGTAGAGGAACTATTAAATGGATAGAAAAATTTATAGAACAGATAAATTTACCTTTTTGGGATATGCCCTTTTAGTTCTTACATATTCTCTGTTTTTTGGACTTTTAGTGGTGAGAAGTGGAGGAGTTTCTATTAACTCTTTAATTTTTGTTTTACTTGTTCTACCTGTTGCTGCTTACTTTTTCTTCCTTTCAAGGAAAAAAGTTATCATTGATAATGAAGGGATAAAGGTTTTCGGTATTACAGGAAAAAAAGAATTTAAGTGGCGAGACATACAAGAAGTTTCCGTTTCTGCTGGAAGAAAATACTTTCTATTCATAGCAGATAAAGAAGGTAAACTGGCTGTAATAGACGATTCAACCGAGAATTTTAAAGAATTACTCCAAGAAATAAAGAAAAAAGTTTCTCCTAACAAACTTCCTGAGAATTTTGATAGTGTAATTAACTCTTACAGACGTTCTTATGGAAGTATAATTCTTATTTACATAGCTTCTCTAATTTTGCTATTTGTTCTCTTCCAGTCTTTATAGCAAGCCGCCGCTGATGGCGGCGGTCAACTAATTTGTATATTCTTCTACTTTTCTAGCTATCAAATCAGCAAATTTTTCTAATTTCTCATAATCTTCTTTCTTTGGTAATCCTTTAATCATTACAGGTTCAAGCCATTCAGCTTTAAGGTTCAAGGTTCTTAAGGGTATCTTTAACGTGGTTAGCCATAACGATTCCGTTCCAGCCATAAGAACCAACAAGGCTAACAAACTTTGTTTTAGGTCTTAAACCATTTACAAGGTAAGCAAACGAAATGACCGCGGGATGGGCACCGGCAAGAACAGTTGGAGGTGCAAAAATAACTCCAGCTGCATCAACCAAGTCCATAGCAATGTTTCCAATATCGGTTGTCATAAGATTATAAGGTCTTACAGCAATACCTCTCCTGCTCAGTTCAGATGTTAGAAATTCAACGATCTTTCTGGTACTTTCATGCATTGAAACAAAAGGAATGAGAACTAAAGGTTTAACTTCATCAGAAACCCATTCCTTGTATGCATTCAGTACCCTTTTGGTATCTTTAATAACAACACCGTGGCTCGGA
This region includes:
- the speD gene encoding adenosylmethionine decarboxylase, producing the protein MAKTLGVHIVADLYGCDPEILKSAEKMAEIFEGAVKHANLNKLSSYYHQFEPFGATGVVVISESHLSFHTWPEHGYVAIDVYTCGDHENAFKAFDYIVEKLNPEKVEKEVHFRGVVNEEEEVTFCASVG
- a CDS encoding TraR/DksA C4-type zinc finger protein, whose product is MKGNKCLTPEQMEELRKILEQRRKEVLEDIKRGLEDEFHSEREVGDIVDMSTDEILRTFEMRIRDREAKYLKKIEKALQKMEEGTYGICEKCGECIQFERLKLRPVAELCIKCKLEQENFERKFGEDE
- a CDS encoding pyridoxal phosphate-dependent aminotransferase, which translates into the protein MKLSKRVLNMSPSPTMAITSKAKEMRAKGIDVIGFGAGEPDFDTPFHIKEAAKKAIDEGFTRYTAPAGVPELRKAVAEKLKKENGIDYDPSQVVITDGAKQALFSLMLSVIEEGDEVIIPAPYWVTYPEQVKFAGGKPVFVETKEENNFSLTLEDIRPAITEKTKMVILCTPNNPTGSVIDKEELLKIGEFCAERGILIASDECYEKLTYDGFKHTSIASLSEEIKSITITINALSKAFSMTGWRVGYAAGPREIIDAMIKINSQSISNVNSIAQKAAVAALKGPQDFLKDWLKAFDERRKYMVEKLNEIPGVKCLLPKGAFYAFPNVKELIKQANLKDDFALADYLLEKAKIAVVPGSAFGMPGYLRLSYATSMENIKEGLERFKSAVEELLNG
- a CDS encoding PH domain-containing protein, whose translation is MDRKIYRTDKFTFLGYALLVLTYSLFFGLLVVRSGGVSINSLIFVLLVLPVAAYFFFLSRKKVIIDNEGIKVFGITGKKEFKWRDIQEVSVSAGRKYFLFIADKEGKLAVIDDSTENFKELLQEIKKKVSPNKLPENFDSVINSYRRSYGSIILIYIASLILLFVLFQSL
- a CDS encoding FprA family A-type flavoprotein, whose amino-acid sequence is VHWPETMLTYLVEDKILFSCDFLGSHIATSELFDVSNENKAKVYLETKRYYSEIMMPFRNFIKKHLSLIDDLNPEIIAPSHGVVIKDTKRVLNAYKEWVSDEVKPLVLIPFVSMHESTRKIVEFLTSELSRRGIAVRPYNLMTTDIGNIAMDLVDAAGVIFAPPTVLAGAHPAVISFAYLVNGLRPKTKFVSLVGSYGWNGIVMANHVKDTLKNLEP